TACTACGGCGAGGGCGCTCCCCTCGTCGACGTCGCGAACCGGACCAGCCGCCTAGTCCCGAGTGCTCACCCATCGACCGCCGGAGCCGAAGGAAGAACGTGACCGAAGCTGTCCTGTACGACGCCGAGACCGGCCTGCCGGGGAGGCCCCTGCTCATCGACCGGCTCCGCATGGCGCTGCGGGGTGCCGAGCGCACCGGCCACGAGGTGGGCCTGGTGCTCGTCGACATCGAGGCGGTGGAGGACCCCGAGGGTCCGGTCGACGCCGCCGACCTGGCCGGAGTGCTCAAGGAGGTCGGGGAGCGGCTCAGCTCGTGCGTGCGCGGTGTCGACTCGGTCGGCCGCCTCGGACCGACCACGTTCGCCCTCGTCCTGCAGGGCGAGGTGGGGGAGGAAGGCCTGAGGGTGCTGGCCCACCGCGTCCTCTTCGAGCTCAGCCCTCCGGTCGTCATCCGCCTCCGGCAGTTCTTCGTGCTGGCCAGGCTGGGCGGCACCATCGCGCGTCCCCGGGTCGACGACCCCGGCACCATGCTGCAGCGGACACGCCAGGCGCTCGCCACGGCCCAGGAGCCCGACGGGGAGCTCTTCGTGCTCCACCTCCCGTAGGGCTAGTCTCGGGCCTCGTGCTGATGCGACCGGCGGAGCTCGAGGCGATCCGCAAGGGCGAGGTCGACCTCGCGTTCCGCCGTTGGGACCGGCCGCGGGTGAAGGTCGGCACCCGGCTGCGCACGGCCGTGGGCCTGGTCGAGGTGGTCAGCGTCGAGCAGACCTCCCTGTCGGCGCTGCGGGCCGAGGACGCACGTCGTGCGGGCGCCGCCTCGCTCGGCGCCCTCAAGGACGCGCTCGCCCAGCGCGCCGAGCGCCCGGTCTTCCGCGTCGGCCTGCGCTACGCCGGCACCGACCCGCGCGAGACCCTGCGCGACGCGCTCCCCGACGCCGACGAGGTCCGCACCATCCTGGCCGGCCTCGACCGCCTCGACGCGGCGTCGCCGATCGGACCGTGGACGCGGACGACGCTGCGGATCATCGACCGCAACCCGGAGGTCCGTGCGCCCGAGCTGGCCGCCGAGCTGGACCGCCCGACCGCGGAGTTCAAGCGCGACGTCCGCAAGCTCAAGGAGCGCGGGCTGACCGAGTCGCTCGCGATCGGCTACCGGCTCTCGCCCCGGGGCGAGGTCGTGCTGGACCACGAGGACGGGCCGCGCGAGCGGGCGCCGCGGCGCGAGGGCCACCCGCTGCCGCGGACCATCGGCGCGCCGGCGACGCGGGCGCTGCGGGCCGTCGACGTACACACCCTCGAGGCGGTCAGCGGCTGGACCCGCCGCGAC
Above is a genomic segment from Nocardioides aromaticivorans containing:
- a CDS encoding GGDEF domain-containing protein, which encodes MTEAVLYDAETGLPGRPLLIDRLRMALRGAERTGHEVGLVLVDIEAVEDPEGPVDAADLAGVLKEVGERLSSCVRGVDSVGRLGPTTFALVLQGEVGEEGLRVLAHRVLFELSPPVVIRLRQFFVLARLGGTIARPRVDDPGTMLQRTRQALATAQEPDGELFVLHLP